A genomic segment from Conger conger chromosome 2, fConCon1.1, whole genome shotgun sequence encodes:
- the si:ch211-196h16.12 gene encoding regulator of G-protein signaling 5, with amino-acid sequence MCRGLSHLPSSCLEKAKVMRVKLSHLAEKQEWTHKHRAHEEKIFQDLESLLNSKMGQQVFRWFLRSEFSEENLEFWLACEEYRTSPGAQLNVKALGIYSQFINSEAPQEVNLDSETKEALHSMIDEPMADTFDKAQQRIYALMAKDSFPRFLRSSYCQEALKAL; translated from the exons atgtgtagGGGACTGTCCCATCTGCCGTCATCATGCTTGGAGAA GGCGAAGGTGATGAGGGTAAAACTCAGTCACCTGGCAGAGAAACAGGAGTGGACTCACAAACACAG GGCTCACGAGGAGAAGATCTTCCAGGACCTTGAATCTCTGCTCAACAGCAAGA TGGGGCAGCAGGTGTTCCGCTGGTTCCTGCGCTCCGAGTTCAGCGAGGAGAACCTGGAGTTCTGGCTGGCCTGTGAGGAGTACCGGACCAGCCCCGGAGCCCAGCTGAACGTGAAAGCCCTGGGCATCTACAGCCAGTTCATCAACTCTGAGGCCCCTCAGGAG gTGAATCTGGATTCTGAAACCAAGGAGGCCCTTCACAGCATGATTGACGAGCCGATGGCTGACACCTTTGACAAGGCCCAGCAACGTATATACGCCCTGATGGCCAAGGACTCCTTCCCACGATTCCTGCGCTCCTCCTACTGCCAGGAGGCGCTGAAGGCTCTGTGA
- the c2h19orf53 gene encoding leydig cell tumor 10 kDa protein homolog — translation MAQGKQKFKAQRPGGVKKQQNKQKGPKKGGRIIAPKKSKVVQQQSIKKGLEVAIRNKIEQEVTQRASHSLHKKLSIVKSSGGSSSGPPRPAGTSSK, via the exons ATGGCCCAAGGAAAGCAGAAATTTAAAGCGCAGCGACCcggcggagtcaaaaaacaacaaaataagcaGAAGGGACCCAAGAAAGGGG GGAGAATCATTGCCCCAAAAAAATCCAAAGTGGTACAACAGCAGAGCATTAAAAAG GGCCTGGAGGTGGCCATCAGGAACAAGATTGAGCAGGAGGTGACGCAGAGGGCGAGCCACTCCCTTCACAAGAAGCTGAGCATCGTTAAAAGCAGCGGGGGGTCCAGCTCAGGGCCCCCCCGGCCTGCAGGCACCTCCTCGAAatag